Proteins encoded together in one Marinobacter sp. Arc7-DN-1 window:
- the mutY gene encoding A/G-specific adenine glycosylase, with protein sequence MPDRFAQKLLQWYDSHGRHDLPWHHNRNAYRVWVSEIMLQQTQVTTVIPYFEAFMERFPDVQALAEAPVDDVLSHWSGLGYYARARNLQKAAQTVVRDFGGEFPQTQEELESLTGIGRSTAAAILAQAFGIRAAILDGNVKRVLARYHAIPGWPGQTAVLNQLWQRAEEHTPEQRVRNYTQGIMDLGAMVCTRSRPACDSCPLQHGCQAYARRETSLYPGSKPRKAKPEKTTWMMILQDSEGRILLERRPPSGVWGGLWSLPELDPAYGADELQEACEQNLGLDCGEPELISGFRHTFSHYHLHIQPARLNVASGSKSIADQGHLKWLHRHEALNLGLPAPIRLLLTKPEQTALL encoded by the coding sequence ATGCCCGACCGATTCGCCCAAAAACTGCTGCAATGGTACGACAGCCACGGCCGGCATGACCTGCCGTGGCACCATAACCGGAACGCCTACCGGGTGTGGGTCTCGGAAATCATGCTGCAGCAAACCCAGGTAACCACCGTTATCCCCTACTTTGAAGCGTTCATGGAACGCTTCCCGGATGTCCAGGCGTTGGCCGAAGCACCCGTAGATGACGTGCTCAGCCACTGGTCCGGCCTTGGCTATTACGCCCGGGCCCGCAACCTGCAGAAAGCCGCGCAAACGGTCGTTCGCGACTTCGGTGGTGAGTTTCCACAAACCCAGGAAGAGCTCGAGTCCCTCACCGGAATCGGCCGCTCGACCGCAGCGGCCATACTGGCCCAGGCCTTCGGCATTCGCGCCGCCATACTGGACGGCAACGTGAAACGGGTACTGGCCCGCTACCACGCCATCCCCGGCTGGCCCGGCCAGACCGCCGTGCTCAACCAGCTCTGGCAACGGGCCGAGGAACACACGCCAGAACAACGGGTGCGGAATTATACCCAGGGCATTATGGATCTGGGCGCCATGGTGTGTACCCGTAGCCGCCCGGCCTGTGACAGCTGCCCATTGCAACACGGCTGCCAGGCCTATGCCCGGCGCGAAACATCACTCTATCCGGGCTCAAAGCCCAGGAAAGCCAAACCGGAAAAGACTACCTGGATGATGATCCTTCAAGACAGCGAGGGCCGCATCCTGCTGGAGCGTCGCCCACCCAGCGGCGTCTGGGGTGGCCTCTGGAGCCTGCCGGAACTGGACCCGGCCTACGGGGCAGACGAACTCCAGGAAGCCTGTGAACAGAACCTCGGGCTGGATTGCGGAGAACCGGAACTGATCAGCGGCTTCCGCCACACCTTCTCCCATTACCACCTGCACATTCAACCCGCCCGCCTGAACGTGGCCAGCGGCTCTAAAAGCATTGCAGACCAGGGCCACCTGAAATGGCTGCACCGCCATGAAGCCCTGAATCTCGGGTTACCGGCGCCGATTCGTTTGCTGCTCACCAAACCGGAGCAAACCGCCCTGCTTTGA
- a CDS encoding oxidative damage protection protein — translation MSRTVFCRKYQKELEGLDFPPMPGARGQDIFENVSKQAWEEWQAQQTMLINEKHLSLMDQNTRKYLQAQMQHFFNNEPFDKAEGYVPPEQ, via the coding sequence ATGAGCCGTACCGTGTTCTGCCGCAAATACCAGAAAGAACTGGAAGGCCTGGATTTCCCCCCGATGCCCGGCGCCAGGGGCCAGGACATTTTCGAAAACGTATCGAAGCAGGCCTGGGAAGAATGGCAGGCCCAGCAGACCATGCTGATCAACGAAAAACACCTGAGCCTGATGGACCAGAACACCCGCAAATACCTGCAGGCGCAGATGCAGCACTTTTTCAACAACGAGCCTTTTGACAAGGCCGAAGGCTACGTACCGCCGGAGCAGTAA
- a CDS encoding type II toxin-antitoxin system HigB family toxin, whose protein sequence is MKVLARNKLTDFMRKHASSKKALEAWYAEAERSNWQTPQDIKNRFASADFLADNRVIFNIKGNHFRLVVKVRYQGGIVVVEWVGTHADYSKQKL, encoded by the coding sequence ATGAAGGTCTTAGCCCGGAACAAGCTGACCGACTTCATGCGCAAGCACGCTTCCTCCAAGAAGGCTCTTGAAGCGTGGTATGCAGAGGCAGAAAGAAGCAACTGGCAGACACCACAAGACATCAAGAATCGATTCGCCAGCGCCGACTTTCTCGCCGATAACCGGGTCATATTCAACATCAAGGGCAATCACTTTCGGCTCGTGGTCAAGGTTCGGTACCAGGGTGGCATTGTCGTGGTGGAGTGGGTTGGAACACACGCGGACTACAGCAAGCAAAAACTCTAA